A section of the Leptotrichia sp. HSP-342 genome encodes:
- a CDS encoding SNF2-related protein — protein sequence MRENSISLELKKQITPSIFVIGQEYYNKSLGNITALFADGNFITVEGEYKENSLCKTSITVEQKKGEFIEANCDCMFFKNNKKNCCKHVVTLGMMADHSEKISKVIGTDEIEMMFEDDFEEDNKKIAKIKEKEQNIRTEKATVKNSENDNKNKSRQRLKLKSENTKKLDKTAETFEKEENIQNGAFTNFDKKNKNLEIKFETIETNTEKAVKDEIEKENIDFQKKKINEEILENVESISKKINEIYNLHLEIENIQADEKQEMRLEIEIDEGSYSDYKYGYDYNQENNVPDYILRIKTGFKKIYYVKDILKFIEAIVKEREYEVTSKITYSPKNCFFNETNKKIINAIYEYSKEIQSVIDSGIKDKKGLKVYEMLLNKLLVAMEKGKNLILLGEQKQIMSSYEPLFVVENGRIMMRNIEKISENSPFYSFSNDTTKVFKMDANEERFFGKFDFLDTDLFNQISFEDNQKLGAVLRYENVNVAEYIEEDGNIHIFVSETDEKEVVKINLSNTICAINKNGKYFIPRKNIDLFKELRKLVESYSATNMELTEGTYNVNYEGLGKISEYIDKKYSDKVKIHLDNKIKSARNIDVHIGIKRVENNFLNVSFDIEGIKADDVEIVMEAIKNEQKYITLSSGELVKIANKSIEELVGITDSISNLKVGENKISKIKALQLAQISKNIQEELVKMDEFKDLFHKIKNRQEIEPHNINVKLFPYQKLGFNWLKNMYDIGFGGVLADDMGLGKTLQTISLLNEIYQENRSFSALIIVPSSLLYNWKEEIIKFTGIRPTLIEGTAGQRKEIISRRTRGFLITTYQALRNDIEEYKSREFDVVVLDEAQNIKTTTSQIKKAVMKINSKVNFALTGTPVENNILELWSIFDFVIPGYLDNLTKFKKTYKEAIVNPNSSKIHNLREIIAPFLLRRTKKEVLTELPDKIESNMVVTLSNEQKQLYMSYIKKAKSEMKKFNENDNNRMKILAILTKLRQICNSPTLFKEDYKGEVAKIEVLRDLLPDITENGHRLLIFSQFVGTLKEIEKELVNMGIEYFYIDGNVKSKERVEICNRFNAGERQAVLISLKAGGTGLNLVGADVVIHYDPWWNIAVENQASDRAYRIGQKKSVQVIKLVTEGTIEEKIIKIQENKRQLSENLLESKDGEKVLFEMSDKELMELLS from the coding sequence ATGAGAGAGAATAGTATTTCGTTAGAATTGAAAAAACAGATAACACCAAGCATTTTTGTAATTGGACAGGAATATTATAATAAAAGTTTGGGGAATATAACTGCACTTTTCGCTGACGGAAATTTTATAACGGTGGAAGGTGAGTACAAGGAAAACAGCCTTTGTAAGACATCAATTACGGTAGAACAGAAAAAAGGGGAATTTATCGAAGCAAACTGTGATTGCATGTTTTTTAAGAATAATAAGAAAAATTGTTGTAAACACGTTGTAACTTTGGGGATGATGGCAGATCATTCAGAAAAAATTTCAAAAGTTATTGGGACAGATGAAATTGAAATGATGTTTGAAGATGATTTTGAGGAAGACAATAAAAAAATAGCTAAAATTAAGGAAAAAGAGCAAAATATTAGAACTGAAAAAGCTACTGTGAAAAATTCAGAAAATGATAATAAAAATAAATCAAGACAGAGATTAAAACTAAAAAGTGAAAATACAAAAAAATTAGATAAAACAGCTGAAACTTTTGAAAAAGAGGAAAATATTCAAAATGGTGCATTTACAAATTTTGATAAAAAAAATAAAAATTTGGAAATTAAATTTGAAACAATTGAAACAAATACTGAAAAAGCTGTAAAAGATGAAATTGAAAAAGAGAATATAGATTTTCAAAAAAAGAAAATAAATGAGGAAATATTGGAAAATGTTGAAAGTATTTCTAAAAAAATTAATGAAATTTATAATCTTCATCTAGAAATCGAAAATATTCAAGCTGATGAAAAACAGGAAATGAGACTGGAAATAGAAATTGATGAAGGAAGTTATAGCGACTATAAATATGGGTATGACTATAATCAGGAAAATAATGTGCCAGACTATATTTTGCGAATAAAGACAGGATTTAAGAAAATATATTATGTAAAAGATATTTTGAAGTTTATTGAGGCTATTGTGAAAGAAAGGGAATATGAAGTTACATCTAAAATTACTTACAGCCCTAAGAACTGTTTTTTCAATGAAACAAATAAAAAAATAATCAATGCAATTTACGAATACAGCAAAGAGATTCAAAGTGTTATAGATAGCGGAATTAAAGATAAAAAAGGTTTGAAAGTATATGAAATGCTTTTAAACAAACTGCTTGTAGCTATGGAAAAAGGAAAAAATCTTATTTTGTTAGGGGAGCAAAAACAGATAATGAGCAGTTATGAACCTTTATTTGTAGTCGAAAATGGCAGAATTATGATGAGAAATATAGAAAAAATCTCGGAAAATAGCCCATTTTATTCTTTTTCAAATGATACAACGAAAGTCTTTAAGATGGATGCGAATGAGGAAAGATTTTTTGGGAAATTTGATTTTCTGGATACAGATTTATTTAATCAGATTTCGTTTGAGGATAATCAGAAGCTGGGAGCAGTTTTGAGATATGAGAATGTAAATGTTGCTGAATATATTGAAGAAGATGGAAATATTCATATTTTTGTTTCAGAAACTGATGAAAAGGAAGTAGTGAAGATTAATCTGTCAAATACTATTTGTGCAATAAATAAAAATGGAAAATATTTTATTCCAAGAAAAAATATAGACTTATTTAAGGAATTAAGAAAACTTGTAGAAAGTTATTCGGCTACAAATATGGAATTAACCGAAGGGACTTATAATGTTAACTATGAAGGACTAGGGAAAATTTCAGAATACATTGATAAAAAATATTCAGACAAGGTAAAAATTCATTTAGACAATAAAATAAAAAGCGCAAGAAATATAGATGTCCATATTGGAATAAAAAGAGTCGAAAATAACTTTTTGAATGTCAGCTTTGATATTGAGGGAATAAAGGCTGATGATGTTGAAATTGTGATGGAAGCAATTAAAAATGAGCAGAAATATATAACGCTTTCAAGTGGTGAACTTGTAAAAATTGCCAATAAAAGCATTGAAGAACTGGTTGGAATTACAGATTCTATTTCTAATCTGAAAGTTGGAGAAAATAAAATTTCTAAAATAAAAGCTCTACAGCTTGCTCAAATTTCAAAAAATATTCAGGAAGAACTTGTAAAAATGGATGAATTTAAGGATTTGTTCCATAAAATAAAAAACCGGCAAGAAATTGAGCCACATAATATAAATGTAAAATTATTTCCGTATCAAAAATTAGGATTTAACTGGCTAAAAAATATGTATGATATTGGATTTGGAGGAGTTCTAGCAGATGATATGGGGCTTGGTAAGACTTTGCAGACAATTTCTTTATTAAATGAGATTTATCAAGAAAATAGAAGTTTTTCAGCCTTAATCATTGTACCAAGTTCATTATTGTATAACTGGAAGGAAGAAATTATTAAATTTACAGGAATAAGACCGACCTTGATTGAAGGAACAGCAGGTCAAAGAAAGGAAATTATTTCAAGAAGAACAAGGGGATTTTTAATAACAACTTATCAGGCTTTGAGAAATGATATTGAAGAATATAAGAGCAGAGAATTTGATGTAGTGGTGTTAGATGAGGCTCAAAATATAAAAACTACAACTTCACAGATAAAGAAGGCAGTTATGAAAATCAACAGCAAAGTAAATTTTGCATTGACAGGAACGCCAGTAGAAAATAATATTTTAGAACTATGGTCAATTTTTGATTTTGTAATACCAGGATATTTAGATAATTTGACAAAATTTAAAAAAACTTATAAGGAAGCGATTGTAAATCCAAATTCCTCGAAAATACACAACTTACGTGAAATTATTGCTCCATTTTTACTAAGAAGAACAAAAAAAGAAGTGCTCACAGAATTGCCAGATAAAATCGAATCAAATATGGTTGTAACATTGAGCAATGAACAAAAACAGTTATACATGTCGTATATAAAAAAAGCTAAGAGTGAAATGAAGAAATTTAATGAAAATGATAATAATAGAATGAAAATACTTGCAATTTTAACAAAGCTTAGGCAAATTTGCAATTCACCAACTTTGTTCAAGGAAGACTATAAAGGTGAAGTGGCAAAGATAGAAGTGCTTCGGGATTTACTTCCAGATATCACAGAAAATGGGCATAGATTATTAATTTTTTCACAATTTGTAGGAACTTTGAAGGAAATTGAAAAAGAGCTTGTAAATATGGGAATTGAATACTTTTATATTGACGGAAATGTGAAGTCAAAGGAAAGAGTTGAGATTTGTAACAGATTTAATGCTGGAGAAAGACAGGCTGTATTAATTTCATTGAAAGCAGGTGGGACTGGATTAAATCTTGTTGGAGCAGATGTCGTAATTCATTATGATCCATGGTGGAATATTGCTGTGGAAAATCAAGCAAGTGACAGGGCATATAGAATTGGACAGAAAAAAAGTGTGCAAGTTATAAAACTTGTGACAGAAGGGACGATTGAAGAAAAAATCATAAAAATTCAGGAAAATAAACGTCAATTAAGCGAGAATTTGCTAGAAAGTAAAGATGGAGAGAAAGTCCTTTTTGAAATGAGTGATAAGGAATTAATGGAATTATTAAGCTAA
- the coaD gene encoding pantetheine-phosphate adenylyltransferase, translating into MGKVALYPGSFDPITKGHIDIIKRSSNLFDKLIIGIFKNSTKSKAWFSDEEKVEMIQEILKKENINAEIKIFKGLLVDFMYKENVNILIRGLRALSDYEYELQFTLTNKTLAKSEFETIFLTASREYLYLSSSLVKEVALNKGNLSFFVTENVEKHLDKKVKELEQH; encoded by the coding sequence ATGGGAAAAGTAGCGTTATATCCAGGAAGTTTTGATCCAATAACGAAGGGGCACATTGATATTATAAAGCGTTCTTCAAATTTATTTGACAAGTTAATAATAGGAATTTTTAAAAATTCTACAAAATCAAAGGCTTGGTTTTCTGATGAAGAAAAAGTTGAAATGATACAGGAAATCTTGAAAAAAGAGAATATTAATGCTGAAATAAAAATTTTTAAGGGATTATTAGTCGATTTTATGTACAAAGAAAATGTAAATATTCTGATAAGAGGACTACGAGCATTGTCAGACTATGAGTACGAGCTACAGTTTACTTTGACAAATAAAACACTTGCAAAAAGCGAATTTGAAACAATATTTTTGACAGCTTCAAGAGAATATTTATATTTGAGTTCGAGCCTTGTAAAAGAAGTAGCATTAAACAAGGGGAATTTGAGCTTTTTTGTGACAGAAAATGTAGAAAAACATTTGGATAAGAAGGTTAAGGAACTGGAACAGCATTAA
- a CDS encoding arsenate reductase family protein, with protein sequence MNKVYCYPRCTTCKKAVKWLEENGIDYEYKHIVEETPSKEDIKKYYKESGLPLKRFFNTSGNVYKELNLKEKLADMSEDEQFELLASNGMVLKRPLLVGKNFVLVGFKEAEWVEKLK encoded by the coding sequence ATGAACAAAGTATATTGCTACCCAAGATGCACAACTTGTAAAAAGGCTGTGAAATGGCTGGAGGAAAATGGGATTGATTACGAATATAAGCACATTGTGGAAGAAACACCGTCGAAGGAAGACATTAAGAAATATTATAAAGAAAGTGGATTGCCGTTAAAAAGATTCTTTAATACAAGCGGGAATGTTTACAAAGAGCTAAACTTAAAGGAAAAATTGGCAGATATGTCAGAAGATGAACAGTTTGAATTACTTGCAAGCAATGGAATGGTATTAAAAAGACCACTTTTGGTAGGGAAGAATTTTGTGCTGGTTGGATTTAAGGAAGCTGAGTGGGTTGAAAAATTGAAATAA
- the rnc gene encoding ribonuclease III gives MEINRNRNADELMKKIGYEFKNKEYLEEALTHRSYSNETEKDRRFNNEKLEFLGDAILNLITTEYIYELYEKKTEGELAKLKSQIISEPVFSTIASELELGEYLYLSNGEIMSGGRHRRSILGDAFEALIGAIFKDSDYYTAKNIALRFLLGKINKLEEIEGTGDYKTVLQEFVQGKYRKMPEYNLIKTSGPDHDKVFEMSVSWNDKIHGIGIGKSKKEAEKHAAREALERLKKSEK, from the coding sequence ATGGAAATAAATAGGAATAGAAACGCTGATGAATTAATGAAAAAAATAGGATACGAATTTAAAAATAAGGAGTATTTGGAAGAAGCGTTAACACATAGATCGTATTCCAATGAAACTGAGAAGGATAGAAGATTTAATAATGAAAAGCTCGAATTTTTAGGAGATGCGATTTTAAATCTTATAACAACAGAGTATATTTATGAACTTTATGAAAAAAAGACAGAAGGAGAGCTTGCAAAGCTTAAAAGTCAGATTATAAGTGAACCTGTGTTTTCAACTATTGCGAGTGAGCTTGAGCTAGGAGAGTATTTATACTTGAGTAATGGTGAAATTATGTCTGGCGGAAGACACAGAAGATCTATTCTAGGGGATGCTTTTGAAGCTTTGATTGGTGCGATTTTTAAGGATTCCGATTATTATACTGCGAAAAATATTGCATTAAGATTTTTACTTGGGAAAATAAACAAACTTGAAGAAATAGAAGGAACCGGAGACTATAAAACAGTTTTGCAGGAATTTGTACAAGGAAAGTACAGAAAAATGCCTGAATATAATTTGATTAAAACTAGTGGACCTGACCATGACAAAGTTTTTGAAATGTCTGTAAGCTGGAATGATAAAATTCATGGTATAGGAATAGGAAAAAGTAAAAAAGAGGCAGAAAAACATGCTGCAAGAGAAGCTCTCGAAAGATTAAAAAAATCAGAAAAGTAA
- the lepB gene encoding signal peptidase I produces MNMLLWGVFYLIATLFLLFFFFKEKQVIHWIRTKEDEILQKISLERSNGSFVAGNILTIVALIITSVFFVIVDKTPDSDIFIKVWGIYGVFIINLIVYVLRREHEWIFLLNLIMLFLSRLMFNIMDINFHIYLGINVVISLILIYLFKDLPKEKIDEQMILKEAVYGNKKMEKILTEAKVKNESTEEIFKKMFPKENITVEERIKREKRKRSTFGKALSRIDNALVAIILVGLIQMFYIGNYVIPTGSMEPTIRIQDRVFTNMVKYHFSRPKVGQIIAFKEPMENKLMFTKRIVGAAGDTLQIAKGKMTITEFKIANLDNEPKIEYTGDEKHDKLEEARYEKELQDHQVQEVGGAMIINGQESEILKRITPQKLYLPEGILMNNKIYIPKKGDKVKLDKIIAIDKKFFEVEKGGLVGEIDWKSYYDGKGYKKLSGKEFLDLVKTDKNFKDIIGSNDVYKASPDDVLTNKYYTFTLKVEGRDEMVMPIMDFKYNDELFKKLLNGETITLDTNYYMAMGDNTANSHDTRYFGLVAEPRIKGELLVRWWPLTRIGLL; encoded by the coding sequence ATGAATATGTTATTGTGGGGAGTATTTTATCTTATTGCAACGTTATTTCTGTTATTTTTCTTTTTTAAGGAAAAACAGGTTATACATTGGATAAGAACTAAAGAAGATGAAATATTGCAGAAAATTTCACTTGAGAGAAGCAATGGAAGTTTTGTTGCAGGGAATATATTGACAATAGTTGCATTAATTATTACATCAGTATTTTTTGTGATTGTTGATAAAACACCAGATTCTGATATTTTTATAAAAGTTTGGGGAATTTATGGAGTGTTTATCATAAATTTAATAGTTTATGTTCTAAGAAGAGAGCATGAATGGATTTTTTTGCTTAATCTTATAATGTTGTTTTTGAGCAGATTGATGTTTAATATTATGGATATAAATTTTCATATTTATTTGGGAATAAATGTTGTAATTTCATTGATTCTTATTTATTTGTTTAAAGATTTACCAAAAGAAAAAATTGATGAACAAATGATTTTAAAGGAAGCTGTGTATGGAAATAAAAAAATGGAAAAGATATTGACTGAAGCAAAAGTAAAGAATGAGAGCACAGAAGAAATTTTTAAAAAAATGTTTCCAAAGGAAAATATTACAGTAGAAGAGAGAATTAAAAGAGAAAAAAGAAAAAGAAGTACATTTGGGAAAGCACTTTCAAGAATTGATAATGCTCTAGTTGCGATTATTTTAGTGGGACTGATACAAATGTTTTATATAGGAAATTATGTAATTCCTACAGGTTCAATGGAACCTACAATTAGGATTCAAGATAGAGTTTTTACAAATATGGTTAAATATCATTTTTCACGCCCTAAAGTTGGACAGATAATTGCCTTTAAAGAGCCGATGGAAAATAAATTGATGTTTACAAAAAGAATAGTTGGAGCAGCTGGGGATACTTTACAAATTGCAAAAGGGAAAATGACGATAACAGAGTTTAAAATTGCAAATCTTGATAACGAACCAAAAATTGAATATACTGGCGATGAAAAACATGACAAACTTGAAGAAGCAAGATATGAAAAAGAGTTACAGGATCATCAAGTTCAAGAAGTTGGTGGAGCAATGATAATAAATGGACAGGAATCAGAAATTTTAAAAAGAATAACACCTCAAAAATTATATTTGCCAGAAGGAATTCTTATGAATAATAAAATTTATATTCCTAAAAAAGGTGATAAAGTAAAATTAGATAAAATTATTGCAATTGATAAGAAATTTTTTGAAGTAGAAAAAGGTGGCCTTGTTGGAGAAATCGACTGGAAGAGTTACTATGATGGAAAAGGTTACAAAAAATTAAGTGGAAAAGAGTTTTTGGATTTAGTAAAGACAGATAAGAATTTCAAAGATATAATAGGAAGCAATGATGTGTATAAAGCTAGTCCTGATGATGTACTAACTAATAAATACTATACGTTTACTTTAAAAGTTGAAGGTAGAGATGAAATGGTTATGCCAATTATGGACTTTAAGTATAATGATGAATTGTTTAAGAAGTTGTTAAATGGAGAAACCATAACACTTGATACTAATTATTACATGGCTATGGGAGATAACACTGCAAATAGTCACGACACAAGATACTTTGGACTTGTAGCAGAGCCAAGAATTAAGGGTGAGTTGCTTGTAAGATGGTGGCCGTTGACTAGAATTGGGCTATTATAA
- a CDS encoding acyl carrier protein, producing MLDKIKSIVVDQLGVDEDQVTEDASFVDDLGADSLDTVELIMAFEEEFDIEIPDEDAQKIKTVKDVIEYIESK from the coding sequence ATGCTAGATAAAATTAAATCAATAGTAGTAGATCAATTAGGAGTAGACGAAGATCAAGTAACTGAAGATGCATCTTTTGTTGATGATTTAGGAGCAGATTCGTTAGATACAGTTGAATTAATCATGGCTTTTGAAGAAGAATTTGACATTGAAATTCCTGATGAAGATGCACAAAAAATTAAAACAGTTAAAGATGTAATTGAATACATCGAATCTAAATAA
- the rplS gene encoding 50S ribosomal protein L19 — protein sequence MKEKLIELVEKNYLKADVPQFKAGDTVAVHYKVKEGNKERIQVFEGVVIRVSGGSVAKNFTVRKVSSGIGVERIIPLNSPLVEKIEVKRIGKVRRSKLYYLRNLSGKAARIKEIRK from the coding sequence TTGAAAGAGAAATTAATCGAATTAGTAGAAAAAAATTACTTAAAGGCTGATGTACCTCAATTTAAAGCAGGGGATACAGTTGCAGTTCACTACAAAGTAAAAGAGGGAAACAAAGAAAGAATACAGGTTTTTGAAGGTGTAGTTATTAGAGTTTCTGGTGGAAGTGTTGCTAAAAACTTCACAGTTAGAAAAGTATCTTCAGGAATCGGTGTAGAAAGAATCATTCCTTTAAATTCTCCATTAGTAGAAAAAATCGAAGTTAAGAGAATTGGTAAAGTAAGAAGATCTAAATTATACTACTTGAGAAACTTATCAGGAAAAGCTGCTAGAATTAAAGAAATTAGAAAGTAG
- a CDS encoding GNAT family N-acetyltransferase produces MKNIVDELVKIHNENFKNKVEDKYFSEMMLSEQYEIYCLFNFMRENIFIEKLKKEDKNKIFEKSQKEKTDFGKNEKFEKNMLGYVAFYGTIESIDIFEIAIKKEYQGQGFGEKLLIESMKNLIKDNENKRIKNIHFSGDKFLLEVNENNEKALKLYKKIGFEEISIRKNYYGNNENAIIMMKSI; encoded by the coding sequence ATGAAAAATATTGTCGATGAATTGGTTAAAATTCATAATGAGAACTTTAAAAATAAAGTTGAAGATAAATATTTTTCTGAAATGATGTTAAGTGAGCAGTATGAGATATACTGCTTATTTAATTTTATGAGAGAAAATATTTTTATAGAAAAATTAAAAAAAGAAGATAAAAATAAAATTTTTGAAAAAAGTCAAAAAGAAAAAACAGATTTTGGTAAAAATGAAAAATTTGAAAAAAATATGTTGGGATATGTCGCATTTTATGGTACAATAGAGAGCATAGATATTTTTGAGATAGCAATAAAAAAAGAATATCAAGGACAAGGTTTTGGTGAAAAATTGTTAATTGAAAGTATGAAAAATTTGATTAAGGATAATGAAAATAAAAGAATTAAAAATATACATTTTTCAGGAGATAAATTTTTGCTGGAAGTTAATGAAAATAATGAAAAAGCACTAAAACTTTATAAAAAAATTGGATTTGAAGAAATTTCTATAAGAAAAAATTATTATGGGAATAATGAAAATGCAATAATAATGATGAAATCTATTTAA
- the fabF gene encoding beta-ketoacyl-ACP synthase II — protein sequence MRRVVITGIGLVTPLGTGKDKAWKNLLAGECGIDKITQFDTSEHSVHIAAEVKDFVPENYIEKKELKKIARFSQFAIAASKEALEDAKLEITEENADRIGVIIGSGIGGLDVIEQEVEKLVTKGPKRVSPFYIPAAILNMASGNTSIYIGAKGPNKTVVTACASGTNSIGDAFQAILLGKADAMVAGGTEATVTPSGIAGFANLKALSTNPDPKTASRPFTADRDGFVLGEGAGVLVLEELEHAKKRGAKIYAEVVGYGETGDAFHMTAPSDGGEGAARAFKMALEQGNIKPEEVGYINAHGTSTPANDKNETQAIKTAFGEHAYKLAVSSTKGATGHLLGGAGGIEAAFLALAISEGIMPPTINYENPDPLCDLDYVPNKPVKRDIEVGMSSSLGFGGHNAVLAFRKYK from the coding sequence ATGAGAAGAGTAGTGATTACAGGAATAGGACTGGTAACTCCGTTGGGAACTGGGAAAGATAAGGCTTGGAAAAATTTGTTGGCTGGAGAATGTGGAATTGATAAGATTACACAGTTTGATACTTCAGAGCATTCAGTGCACATTGCAGCAGAAGTGAAAGACTTTGTGCCTGAAAATTATATTGAGAAAAAAGAATTGAAAAAAATAGCTAGATTTTCGCAATTTGCGATTGCGGCTTCTAAAGAAGCATTGGAAGATGCTAAACTTGAAATTACAGAAGAAAATGCTGATAGAATTGGAGTGATTATTGGCTCAGGGATAGGAGGACTGGATGTAATTGAGCAGGAAGTGGAAAAGCTTGTTACTAAAGGGCCTAAAAGAGTATCGCCATTTTATATTCCAGCGGCAATCTTGAATATGGCTTCTGGAAATACTTCAATCTATATTGGAGCAAAAGGGCCTAATAAGACTGTTGTTACAGCTTGTGCTTCAGGAACAAACTCAATTGGAGATGCTTTTCAAGCAATTTTATTAGGAAAAGCTGATGCAATGGTAGCTGGAGGAACAGAAGCAACAGTAACTCCGTCAGGAATAGCAGGATTTGCAAACTTGAAAGCATTGTCAACTAATCCAGATCCTAAAACTGCATCACGTCCATTTACAGCGGATAGAGATGGATTTGTACTTGGGGAAGGTGCTGGAGTGCTAGTGCTGGAAGAATTGGAACACGCTAAAAAACGTGGAGCAAAAATTTATGCAGAAGTTGTTGGATATGGAGAAACAGGAGATGCTTTTCATATGACAGCTCCATCTGATGGTGGAGAAGGAGCGGCAAGAGCGTTTAAAATGGCTTTGGAGCAAGGAAATATTAAACCAGAGGAAGTTGGATACATTAATGCACATGGAACATCAACACCTGCAAACGATAAAAATGAAACACAAGCAATAAAAACAGCATTTGGAGAACATGCGTACAAACTTGCTGTAAGTTCTACAAAAGGTGCGACAGGACATTTATTAGGTGGAGCAGGTGGAATTGAGGCGGCATTCTTGGCACTTGCGATTTCAGAAGGAATAATGCCTCCAACAATAAATTATGAAAATCCAGATCCATTATGTGACTTAGATTATGTACCAAACAAACCAGTTAAAAGAGATATTGAAGTAGGAATGTCAAGTTCACTAGGATTTGGCGGACACAATGCAGTTTTAGCATTTAGAAAATATAAATAA
- the sppA gene encoding signal peptide peptidase SppA, translated as MFILKMLLEIVIMLILCVILNLILVKKILRVKNKKKLSLKKIKTVVFDVKKLKEDVAMPALKGKEKLSYYQILQGLNNLAEDKNIKKVIVDVDKLNLTLSQLEEISKIFDKIRKNKEVVAIGTLFEEGRYRQALLADKIYMFDTRQSTLIFRGYFHKEFYLKSFLEKFGIKMNVLHIGDYKVAGEKYSHNQMSEEKKESIKNIKDKVFKDFVELVKSKRGTDIENDILSGNLIFTGSKKALEYKLIDGVADYDEIGINYKEDTVSIEDYIGMLKEKKEKSKDTIAVINLEGIIDVKNPNKNITYDNVCEKLEELKEIKNLKGLVLRINSPGGSALVSEKIYKKLKKLTVPIYVSMGDVCASGGYYIATTGKKLFANNFTLTGSIGVVMMYPEVAGTMKKLDVNLEGFGKGAGFDMLNPFEKLGEDSKEKLIHNMNEVYGEFKEHVMVARGMNDEELEKIAQGRVWIGSEAKNINLVDEIGTLEDCIKSMANDLKLDKYKVQIVELTQTLKETLSDIKMPFVSEEIREKIEFFQGNMNQVLYYESDIEL; from the coding sequence ATGTTTATTTTGAAAATGTTGTTAGAAATAGTAATAATGCTTATTTTGTGTGTAATTTTAAATTTAATTCTTGTGAAGAAGATTCTTAGAGTAAAAAATAAGAAGAAATTGTCTTTAAAAAAGATAAAAACTGTTGTATTTGATGTTAAAAAATTGAAGGAAGATGTGGCTATGCCAGCATTAAAGGGGAAAGAGAAATTATCGTATTATCAAATATTGCAAGGGTTAAATAATCTTGCGGAAGATAAGAATATAAAAAAAGTGATTGTTGATGTAGATAAGTTAAATTTGACACTTTCACAGCTGGAAGAGATTTCTAAAATTTTTGACAAGATTAGGAAAAATAAGGAAGTAGTGGCAATAGGAACGCTTTTTGAGGAAGGTCGATATAGACAGGCTTTACTTGCGGATAAGATTTATATGTTTGACACAAGGCAGTCAACTCTTATTTTTAGAGGATATTTTCATAAGGAATTTTATTTGAAGTCGTTTCTGGAAAAGTTTGGGATAAAGATGAATGTGCTTCATATTGGTGATTATAAGGTGGCTGGAGAAAAATATAGCCATAACCAAATGTCAGAAGAAAAAAAAGAATCAATTAAAAATATAAAAGATAAAGTTTTTAAAGATTTTGTGGAACTGGTAAAAAGTAAAAGAGGAACAGATATTGAAAATGATATATTGAGTGGGAATCTTATATTTACTGGGTCGAAAAAGGCTTTGGAATATAAATTGATTGACGGTGTTGCTGATTATGATGAAATTGGGATAAATTACAAGGAAGATACTGTTTCGATTGAAGATTACATAGGAATGTTGAAAGAAAAAAAAGAAAAATCAAAAGATACGATTGCTGTTATAAATCTTGAGGGTATTATTGATGTGAAAAATCCTAACAAAAATATTACCTATGATAATGTTTGTGAAAAACTTGAGGAATTAAAAGAAATAAAGAATTTGAAAGGGTTGGTGTTAAGAATAAATTCGCCTGGCGGGAGTGCTTTAGTTTCTGAAAAAATATATAAGAAATTAAAAAAATTGACTGTGCCAATATATGTTTCAATGGGAGATGTCTGTGCAAGCGGTGGTTATTACATTGCTACAACTGGAAAAAAATTATTTGCGAATAACTTTACTTTGACAGGCTCAATCGGTGTTGTTATGATGTATCCTGAAGTTGCAGGAACAATGAAAAAGTTAGACGTTAATTTGGAAGGATTTGGAAAAGGTGCTGGCTTTGATATGCTGAATCCGTTTGAAAAACTAGGAGAAGATTCAAAAGAGAAATTAATCCATAATATGAATGAAGTTTATGGCGAGTTTAAGGAACATGTAATGGTAGCCAGAGGAATGAATGATGAGGAACTTGAAAAAATTGCACAGGGGAGAGTGTGGATTGGAAGTGAGGCCAAAAATATCAATTTAGTTGATGAAATTGGAACTCTTGAAGATTGTATAAAATCAATGGCAAATGATTTGAAACTGGATAAATATAAAGTGCAGATAGTGGAGTTAACACAAACTTTAAAAGAAACTCTGTCAGATATAAAAATGCCGTTTGTATCTGAGGAAATTAGGGAAAAGATTGAATTTTTTCAAGGAAATATGAATCAAGTTTTGTATTATGAGAGTGATATTGAATTGTGA